From one Acidibrevibacterium fodinaquatile genomic stretch:
- a CDS encoding IS3 family transposase (programmed frameshift), protein MSQKSSTLKPPAEAVVRDIRRATRRHYSAEDKIRIVLEGLRGEHSISELCRREGIAESMYYSWSKEFLEAGKRRLAGDTAREATSGEVKALRHEAQALKEVVAEQALELRLLKKHDRGWGRPRMRYSAPEKLEIIRLVEQSHLPVRRTLDQLGIPRPTFYRWCEHYRAGGPEALHDRPSKPDRVWNRIGDDMRNKIIELALDKPELSPRELAVTFTDAESYFVSEASVYRLLKAHDLITSPAFIVIKAADEFKTKTTAPNQLWQTDFTYLKVIGWGWMYLSTILDDYSRYVIAWKLCTTMQAEDVTDTLNLALDASGCASATVAHKPRLLSDNGPCYIAADLAKWLERRNIEHIRGAPCHPQTQGKIERWHETLKNRILLDNYYLPGDLERQIAAFIEHYNHRRYHESLGNVTPADAYHGRAQDILRQRQQIKRQTIQLRAPFKTACTLIQFDS, encoded by the exons ATGAGCCAGAAATCCTCGACTTTAAAACCACCCGCCGAGGCGGTGGTGCGTGACATTCGCCGCGCGACGCGGCGGCATTATTCGGCGGAAGATAAAATCCGCATAGTGCTGGAGGGGCTGCGCGGTGAGCACAGCATCTCCGAGCTATGTCGGCGCGAGGGCATTGCCGAGAGCATGTATTATTCCTGGTCCAAGGAATTCCTTGAAGCGGGCAAGCGCCGCCTGGCGGGCGATACAGCGCGGGAAGCCACCTCGGGCGAGGTAAAGGCGCTGCGCCATGAAGCCCAGGCCCTCAAGGAGGTGGTAGCTGAGCAGGCGCTCGAGCTGCGCCTGCTT AAAAAACATGATCGGGGCTGGGGACGGCCGCGAATGAGGTATTCCGCCCCCGAGAAGCTGGAGATCATCCGCTTGGTTGAACAATCACACTTGCCGGTGCGCCGAACGTTGGATCAACTCGGCATCCCCCGCCCGACATTCTATCGCTGGTGCGAGCACTATCGCGCTGGCGGGCCTGAGGCGTTGCACGACCGCCCCTCAAAGCCAGACCGCGTGTGGAACCGCATCGGCGATGACATGCGCAACAAGATCATCGAGCTGGCCTTGGATAAGCCTGAGCTCAGCCCGCGCGAGCTGGCCGTAACGTTCACAGATGCAGAAAGCTATTTTGTCTCCGAGGCATCCGTCTACCGGCTGCTCAAGGCGCACGATCTGATCACCTCACCAGCCTTCATCGTCATCAAAGCTGCCGATGAATTCAAAACCAAAACTACAGCGCCAAACCAGCTCTGGCAGACAGACTTCACGTATTTGAAAGTGATTGGCTGGGGCTGGATGTATCTCTCGACCATCCTCGATGATTATTCCCGTTACGTCATCGCCTGGAAGCTGTGCACTACCATGCAGGCCGAGGATGTTACCGACACGCTGAACCTCGCTCTCGACGCTTCAGGCTGCGCCTCAGCTACAGTCGCGCATAAGCCACGCCTGCTATCCGATAACGGGCCGTGTTACATCGCGGCCGATCTGGCCAAATGGCTGGAGCGGCGAAATATCGAACACATCCGTGGCGCGCCTTGTCATCCGCAAACCCAAGGCAAGATCGAACGCTGGCACGAGACGTTGAAAAACCGCATATTGCTCGATAACTATTACCTGCCGGGTGATCTTGAACGTCAGATCGCAGCCTTCATCGAGCATTACAATCACCGCCGTTACCATGAGAGCCTCGGCAACGTAACACCAGCCGATGCCTATCATGGCAGGGCCCAGGACATCCTGCGTCAGCGGCAACAAATCAAACGTCAAACTATCCAGCTAAGAGCCCCTTTCAAAACCGCTTGTACCTTGATTCAATTTGATTCATGA